The window TGCTCGCCCACGAGGACGCCGAGGAGGCGATCGGCTCCGTCCTCGACGACGTGGCGGCGACCGACGGTCTCGAAGTCCGGTTCACGGGACCGTGGCCGCCGTACACGTTCGCGCCGGAATTGGGCGGCGGCGAGGATCGGAACGGCGGCAACCGATCGACGAACCCCGGTCCCAGCCCATGAGACCGCGCAAGGACGACGAGGCGCTGGTCGACGTGATCGACGTTCTGCTCAGGGATGGGGCCGTCCTTCGGGCGGACGTGATCGTCTCCGTCGCGGAAATCCCACTCGTCGGCATCAAACTCACCGCGGCGATCGCGGGCATGGAGACGATGACCGAGTACGGGTTCTTCGAGGAGTGGGACGTCGAGCACCGGCGGCGTCACTCGGACGTGGCCGTCGGATCGAACGGCCGAACGCCACC of the Halobiforma lacisalsi AJ5 genome contains:
- the gvpM gene encoding gas vesicle protein GvpM, with product MRPRKDDEALVDVIDVLLRDGAVLRADVIVSVAEIPLVGIKLTAAIAGMETMTEYGFFEEWDVEHRRRHSDVAVGSNGRTPPSAVESADGEGGQDGATARIDRTDRENEERDGE